One Spinacia oleracea cultivar Varoflay chromosome 4, BTI_SOV_V1, whole genome shotgun sequence DNA segment encodes these proteins:
- the LOC110804057 gene encoding uncharacterized protein has product MRGIDPKMICHKLDVNAEARPIKKKKRNYSFEKNKAIAEEVKKLQEAGSIRSTRAEDKERRAPFFKDLKPKTLPGGETEPIKKKGIPRKVEPELTWEQEQRDAFQQLKAHLAQLPTLARPKEGETLYLYVAVSPGTVSAVLLREEEKKQQPIYFTSRTLTDAETRYPLIEKVAYAVVVAARKLRPYFDSHQIVVLTDQPLEKVLDKIERPGRLVAWAFELSEFGIKYQPRTAIKAQALADFLAECSYQEMLDDTKRTWEVYTDGSSTVNGSGAGVVLIPPVGKTIEYALKFGFKATTNEAEYEAAIAGIEVCLSLEAEHICLKTNSQLVANQIRGEYEDKWPSMPAYLAKIKSLTSKLRSFEVILIPRGQNTQVDALSKLASSMLIDLNRLVHVEVHQERSIDMPPPTVCNLRPEPSWMDAVIAYKERGELPEDKLQARKLKRFNQWFVIDANGELMRKSFSAPLLKCVGPTDVDYIVREIHLRLCGNHIGGRALAQKTLRAGFWWPTMVSEAKAMTRKCEKCQKFAPAIHQPAQTLQSTLYPLPFAQWGLDIIGPFPSAVNQKNWLIVGVDYFSKWIEAEAVSSITEPQVRKFIWQNIIIRFGIPRLMVFDHGNQFDNTPLQKWCKQFGIHLAYSAVCHPQSNSHAEAANKLILNALKKRVEDEKSKWLEELPGTLWSLRTTEKEATGQTPFHLVYGSEVVIPVEIGTESLRIQA; this is encoded by the coding sequence CAAACCAAAGACCCTTCCAGGAGGAGAAACAGAACCAATCAAAAAGAAAGGcatcccgaggaaagtggaacCCGAACTGACATGGGAACAAGAGCAGAGAGATGCATTCCAACAGCTCAAGGCTCACCTAGCCCAACTGCCGACGCTAGCCAGGCCAAAGGAAGGGGAAACCCTATACCTATACGTCGCAGTTAGTCCCGGGACAGTGAGTGCAGTACTccttcgggaagaagagaaaaagcaacagccaatctatttCACCAGCCGAACTCTAACAGATGCCGAGACTCGGTACCCACTCATTGAGAAAGTAGCATACGCAGTGGTAGTAGCTGCCCGAAAACTAAGGCCCTATTTTGACTCCCATCAAATAgtggtgctaactgaccaaccactGGAGAAAGTGCTGGACAAGATAGAGAGGCCGGGAAGATTGGTTGCATGGGCTTTTGAGCTATCTGAGTTCGGCATCaagtatcagccgaggacagccaTCAAGGCGCAAGCACTCgctgacttcttggccgaatgctcatatcAAGAAATGTTGGATGACACCAAAAGAACATGGGAGGTctacactgacggatcttccacagtgaACGGCTCGGGAGCCGGAGTGGTGCTGATACCTCCAGTAGGGAAAACCATTGAGTATGCCCTGAAGTTCGGTTTTAAAGCAACCACcaatgaggccgaatatgaggccgcgaTCGCAGGGATAGAGGTATGCCTATCTCTGGAGGCCGAACATATTTGCCTCAAGACtaattcccagcttgtagccaaccaaatccgaggggagtatgaggacAAGTGGCCAAGTATGCCAGCTTATCTAGCAAAaatcaaatccttaacgtcaaagttaagatccttcgaaGTCATCCTCATCCCCCGAGGTCAGAACACACAAGTAGATGCACTATCAAAACTTGCAAGCTCAATGCTCATCGACTTAAACAGGTTGGTCCATGTGGAAGTACACCAAGAAAGAAGCATCGACATGCCACCCCCTACAGTATGCAACCTGCGTCCCGAACCAAGttggatggacgcagtcatCGCATACAAggagaggggagaacttcccgaagacaagctgcaagcaagaAAGTTGAAAAGATTTAACCAATGGTTCGTCATTGACGCCAACGGAGAACTCATGAGAAAATCATTCTCAGCCCCACTGCTGAAGTGTGTAGGTCCAACTGATGTCGATTACATcgtaagggaaatccacctccgCCTATGTGGAAATCACATCGGAGGCAGAGCATTGGCGCAAAAGACCCTAAGGGCTGGATTttggtggcccaccatggtttccGAGGCGAAAGCGATGACGAGGAAGTGCGAGAAATGCCAGAAGTTTGCACCAGCAATCCACCAGCCAGCTCAGACCTTGCAATCAACACTCTACCCCTTACCCTTTGCACAATGGGGCCTGGACATCATCGGCCCATTCCCCTCGGCTGTAAACCAGAAGaattggttgattgtaggagttgACTATTTCAGCAAGTGGATTGAAGCCGAAGCAGTCTCGTCCATCACTGAGCCACAAGTCCGCAAATTCATTtggcaaaacatcatcataagGTTCGGAATACCGAGGCTAATGGTCTTCGACCATGGAAATCAATTTGACAACACACCActgcaaaagtggtgcaaacagttcggtatCCACCTCGCCTACTCAGCAGTGTGCCATCCTCAGAGCAACAGCCATGCCGAAGCTGCGAACAAGCTtatcctcaacgcactcaagaagaGAGTTGAGGACGAAAAGAGTAAATGGCTAGAAGAGCTCCCTGGAACActttggtcccttcggaccaccgagaaagaagcCACGGGGCAGACACCTTTCCACTTGGTATACGGTTCCGAGGTTGTCATCCCTgtagaaatcggaacagaaagcttgaggatccaggcatag